The Apium graveolens cultivar Ventura chromosome 10, ASM990537v1, whole genome shotgun sequence nucleotide sequence GTGTCAGCCAAGCTAcgatattcagcctcagctgaAGAGCGAGAAACAACATGCTGTTTCTTGCATTTTCAGGCAATAAGAGTGCCACCAAATGTATAACAATAACCAGTCAATGACTGTCTAGTTAGTTTGCAGCCACCCCAATCAGCATCCCAAAAACCAACAAGGACAAGATTTGTTTTGGCTGCATAAAATAGACCTTGGGATGCAGTAGTGACCAAGTATCTAACCAGTTTAAGCACAACATGTAGATGAATTGCTCGAGGACTATGCATATATTGAGCCACAATGTGAACTGCATAAGATAAATCAGGTCTGGAAATGGTAAGATAAATCAACTTACCAACAAGCCTCCTATAAGCCGCTGCATTATGCAGTAAAGGGCTGTCTGAATTGTGCAGCAGATCATGATATTGATCCATAGGAATAAGAGATGTCTTAGACTTCAGGTTGTCTAGTTTTTGTAAAATGTCAGCAGTATATTTCTTCTGACTCATGAAAATACCTGCAATATTTCTTTCCACCCGAATTTTCAAGAAGAAATGAAGAGCTCCCAGATCTTTGATCTTGAAGTGATAACTCAAGAAATCAATGACTTGACTCATAATAGTAGCATTATTCTATGTCATCaccatatcatcaacatatacaaTGAGATAAATCAGTGCATCTCCTTTAGAGTATACAAACATACTAGGATCCCCTGTGATTTGAGCAAAACCAAAAGAAAGTAAAGCAGATGACAAGGTAATAAACCATTGTCTATGGGCCTGTTTGAGTCCATATAAAGACTTAAGGAGTTTGCAGACCAACTTTTGATTTGGAAACATCttcaaaatattttttggaatatGATAGCCATCTAGGCAGGCCATATAGACTTCCTCAGCCAGGAAACCATGCAAAAAAGCATTTGTAATATCAAGTTGAGTGATGTTCCAATTATGCATTGCAGCCAATACAATTAAAATTCTAAAAGAAGTCATTTTTGTcactggtgcaaatatttcaaaatagTCCATATTGACTGTTTGAGTAAACCCCTTTGCCACCAATCTGGCTTTGTACTTATCCAGTTTACCATCTGCCAACAACTTTACCTTATACAACCATTTGCAACCTACAACTTTCTTGTTGGGTGGCAAAGGGACAATTTCCCAGGTTTGGTTAGCCTCCAATGCAACTAGCTCAACACCCATAGCAGCACACCATTCAGGCACCTTTACTGCTTGTTTGTAATGTTGGGGTGCCATGAGAATATCAGCATTAGAACTAATCTGTGAAACTGAGGATATCAAATGAGATGGTAGTCCAGTGAACTCATAAAATTTTGCAGGCAACTTCTTGACTCTGGTTGGTCTAGGGCTAGCTGCAGAAACTGGACAAAAATTATCAGTATCTGTCAAATGCAAAGTTTGATTACTCTTTGTAGGTGACTCAAATATAGAAGAAGAAGGTTCAATTTCAGATTCAGTTTCAGTTTCACCAACCTGAACTGCAACATCTAGGGGGTCAATGAAGTTTACAATTAACTCTGTAGAAGTTAAAGGATCATTTGCAGTAAACATTTCTGATGATGAAAACAAGGATGCAGGTGGTGCTTGAGCAGATAATTCTTTGAATGGAAAGATATGTTCAAGGAAATGAACATTTCTAGATACTATCACCTTTCTTGTGTCTAGATTTGACACTTTGTATCCTTTCTGGCCATATGGATATCCCAGAAATACTCCTTTGATTGCTCTTGCAGCAAATTGTCAGTTGATTTAGGAAGAATGGTAGCATAACATAGTGAGCCAAACACCGTCATAGCATTGTAATCTGGCAACTCCTGAAATAACACCTCATAAGGACTTTGATTGTTGAGAACTCTAGTTGGAGTTCTGTTAATCAGATATGCAGCAGTAAGAATGCAATCTCCCCAGTAAGTAATAGGTAAACCTGAGTAAAATCTTAATGTTCCGTCACAATTCAGCAGATGTATGTGCTTTCTTTCGACTAGACCATTCAGCTGTGGTGAATAGGGATAACTAGATTGATGTTTGATACCTAATTGTGTGAGAAAGTTGGTGACTGAATTATTAAAAAATTCAGTACTATTATCAGTTCGAATTATTTTGATAGTAGCATTGAATTGCGTTTGAATATGCACAATATACTCTTGGGGGATAATAGGAACATATGCTTTATCTGATAACAGGTACACCCAAACTGATCTGGATTTATCTTCCACCAGTGTTAAGAACCATCTACAATTACCATGAGTTGGGAATCTGTAGGGTCCCCAGACATCAGCATGAACCAAGTCAAACAGTTTTCACTTGTATGATGACTATCAGGAAAACTGAGTCTGGACTGCTTAGCAAAGAAACAGCTATCATAGGTATCCATTATTTTGTTGTGACTAACAATAGGTAGTAACTGAATAATATGAGCATGAGCATGCCTTAACCTGGTATGCCAAGTGTCTATACTTGATACTTGAGCATTGAAATGAGCAGTGGCAGTTGAGATCAAAGAACACTTACTTTTAGAATTTGCAGAGGTTGCTTCTGCAGTCTGCTGTAATGCAGAGTCTGTCAAGATGTATAGACCATTTTCCTGTTTACCAATCTCCAATACTGTCTTCCATTGTCGACCTTGCAAGAAACAACTGTTGGGAAGAAAGGTTACATGACAACTTGTGTCTTGTAACAATTTAGAAACTGATAGGAGATTATATGCAAATGATGGCACACATAGAACATTTTGAAGGGTTATTTAAGAATTTAGTTGAATGTTGCCCACATAAGTAACTGCAGAAATTTCACCATTTGGTAATTGTAGAGAAGCATCACTGGACTGTACGGAGGGAGAGAAATGGTGTGA carries:
- the LOC141692060 gene encoding putative mitochondrial protein AtMg00240, encoding MSQKKYTADILQKLDNLKSKTSLIPMDQYHDLLHNSDSPLLHNAAAYRRLVGKLIYLTISRPDLSYAVHIVAQYMHSPRAIHLHVVLKLVRYLVTTASQGLFYAAKTNLVLVGFWDADWGGCKLTRQSLTGYCYTFGGTLIA